A genomic window from Aquitalea aquatilis includes:
- a CDS encoding FeoA family protein, whose product MLSLDQFPLGCKGVVDSLDLSDEAFRRVAAFGLIPGSHFSLTRSAPFGGPLVLEVGSTRFLLRRSLASLIQVRVAE is encoded by the coding sequence ATGTTGTCACTCGACCAGTTTCCTCTGGGCTGCAAAGGGGTGGTGGACAGCCTGGATTTGTCTGATGAGGCTTTTCGTCGTGTTGCGGCTTTTGGGCTGATTCCCGGCAGCCACTTCAGCCTGACGCGCAGTGCGCCCTTTGGTGGCCCGCTGGTGCTGGAAGTGGGGAGTACCCGCTTTTTGCTGCGTCGCAGCCTGGCCAGTTTGATTCAGGTACGGGTGGCTGAATGA
- a CDS encoding dihydroorotate oxidase → MHVDLSVSWLGLAMANPLYNASGVMCRSVAELEQVRTSAAGAVITKSCTPQPRMGNPEPRYCATPLGSINSMGLPNAGYPYYLDYARSYPYAAGKPLFLSLSGMTLDENLDMLRDLAAAQLPCLPEVNLSCPNLPGKPQLGYDFQACSEALTQITRVYHGPFGVKLPPYFDPVHFAQMAAVLNAFPGLRFVTCINSIGNGLVIDVERESVVIKPKDGLGGLGGSYVLPTALANVREFYRLLPGKHVVGCGGINSGREAFMHILAGATAVQIGTCLYEEGEGAFARILDELRVLMAQKSYQCLDDFRGKLKTL, encoded by the coding sequence ATGCATGTAGACCTGTCTGTCTCCTGGCTTGGTCTTGCCATGGCCAATCCTCTGTATAACGCCTCGGGCGTCATGTGCCGCAGCGTGGCGGAGCTGGAGCAAGTGCGCACTTCGGCTGCCGGTGCGGTGATCACCAAAAGCTGTACGCCGCAGCCGCGTATGGGCAATCCGGAGCCGCGTTATTGTGCGACGCCGCTGGGCAGTATCAATTCGATGGGGCTGCCCAACGCGGGCTATCCCTATTACCTTGACTATGCGCGCAGCTATCCCTATGCCGCAGGCAAGCCGCTGTTTCTGTCGCTCTCCGGCATGACGCTGGATGAGAATCTGGACATGCTGCGCGATCTGGCGGCCGCGCAGCTACCCTGTTTGCCGGAAGTCAATCTGTCCTGCCCCAATCTGCCGGGCAAGCCACAGCTAGGCTACGATTTTCAAGCTTGCAGCGAGGCCCTGACGCAAATCACCCGTGTTTACCATGGCCCGTTCGGGGTGAAGTTGCCGCCGTATTTCGATCCGGTGCATTTTGCCCAGATGGCCGCCGTGCTCAATGCCTTCCCTGGCTTGCGCTTTGTCACCTGCATCAACTCCATCGGCAATGGCCTGGTGATCGATGTCGAGCGCGAAAGCGTCGTGATCAAGCCCAAGGACGGGCTGGGTGGCCTGGGCGGCAGCTATGTATTGCCGACGGCGCTGGCCAATGTGCGCGAGTTTTACCGCCTGCTGCCTGGCAAGCATGTGGTTGGCTGTGGGGGTATCAATAGTGGCCGGGAGGCTTTCATGCATATCCTGGCCGGGGCGACAGCGGTGCAGATTGGCACCTGTTTGTACGAAGAAGGCGAGGGGGCGTTTGCCCGCATTCTGGATGAGCTGCGTGTATTGATGGCGCAAAAGAGCTATCAGTGCCTGGATGACTTCCGTGGCAAATTGAAAACCCTGTAA
- the feoB gene encoding ferrous iron transport protein B, producing the protein MKRFALLGLPNTGKSTVFNRLTGMSQRVGNWPGLTVELTSARLLLGGKMVELVDLPGVNDLTGYSDDEAVVRDVLMSSAFDAAILVLNAAQLDRQLPLALQVLASGLPAVVMLNMADEARMLGITLDLERLRQRLGVPVVLVSAKRMEGWPVLMEALHRQAASDAAASHAQLDRVPETEDAIMQARALLDGCWNLPAVLPEGMTEKVDGWLMHSWLGLPLFFACMALLFNLTYQIGTPLQGLVGDGLDWFKTAALQQWLAPLPAIVQSLLLEGVWQGVSTVLTFAPILFVFFILMAMVEDSGYLARAAYLTDAFMARLGLDGRGFVMQLMGFGCNVPAILGTRVMRERKQRLLTMLIIPFSLCSARLQVVVFFAGILFTPHQAPWVLLLLYLLSFVVAIFTAWVFKHRYHGNEAFLLEVPPYRLPGLRHMLIRAVAEVRAFLELASSFILMGVVLVWLVSHIPAGDNKTLADMLGTVMAPVLDPIGIKHELAVALLVGFVAKEILLGGLAVIYGVPEAGLGAALLHHLDWASAMSFLIFTLVYVPCLSTVAAIRRESKSRAFTALSVGWSVLLAWLISFAFYQGVQLLR; encoded by the coding sequence ATGAAGCGTTTTGCTCTGCTCGGTCTGCCCAATACAGGTAAGTCCACGGTATTCAACCGCCTGACCGGCATGTCGCAGCGCGTTGGCAACTGGCCCGGACTGACGGTCGAACTGACCAGCGCACGTCTGCTGCTGGGCGGCAAGATGGTGGAATTGGTCGACTTGCCGGGCGTGAATGATCTGACCGGCTATAGCGACGACGAGGCCGTCGTACGTGATGTGTTGATGAGCAGCGCATTTGATGCGGCCATCCTGGTGCTCAATGCCGCCCAGCTGGACCGCCAGCTGCCACTGGCGCTGCAGGTTCTGGCCAGCGGCCTGCCTGCCGTCGTGATGCTGAACATGGCCGATGAAGCCAGGATGCTGGGGATTACGCTTGATCTGGAGCGATTGCGCCAGCGTCTTGGCGTGCCGGTGGTGCTGGTGTCGGCCAAGCGCATGGAGGGCTGGCCCGTGCTGATGGAGGCATTGCATCGTCAGGCGGCCAGTGACGCAGCCGCCAGCCATGCCCAGCTTGACCGCGTACCGGAGACGGAGGATGCCATCATGCAGGCGCGGGCGCTGCTGGATGGTTGCTGGAACTTGCCAGCGGTATTGCCTGAGGGCATGACGGAAAAAGTCGATGGCTGGCTGATGCATTCCTGGCTGGGCTTGCCGCTATTCTTCGCCTGCATGGCCTTGTTGTTCAATCTGACGTATCAGATTGGCACGCCACTGCAAGGGCTGGTTGGCGACGGGCTGGACTGGTTCAAGACTGCAGCGTTACAGCAATGGCTCGCCCCCTTGCCTGCCATTGTGCAAAGCCTGTTGCTGGAGGGCGTCTGGCAAGGGGTATCCACCGTCCTCACTTTTGCGCCCATTCTGTTCGTGTTTTTCATTCTGATGGCGATGGTGGAAGATAGTGGCTACCTGGCGCGTGCGGCCTATCTGACCGATGCCTTCATGGCCAGGCTGGGGCTGGATGGCCGTGGTTTTGTCATGCAGCTGATGGGGTTTGGCTGCAATGTGCCGGCAATCCTGGGTACGCGGGTGATGCGCGAGCGCAAGCAACGCCTGCTCACCATGCTGATCATTCCCTTCTCCCTGTGTTCTGCGCGGCTGCAGGTGGTGGTGTTTTTTGCCGGCATTCTGTTCACTCCGCATCAGGCGCCGTGGGTGTTGCTGCTGCTATACCTGCTGAGTTTTGTGGTCGCCATTTTCACCGCCTGGGTGTTCAAGCATCGTTATCACGGCAATGAAGCGTTCTTGCTGGAGGTGCCGCCTTATCGCCTGCCGGGTTTGCGCCATATGCTGATCCGTGCGGTGGCCGAGGTGCGTGCCTTTCTCGAACTTGCCTCCAGTTTCATCCTGATGGGGGTGGTGCTGGTGTGGCTGGTATCGCATATCCCGGCCGGCGATAACAAGACGCTGGCCGATATGCTGGGTACGGTGATGGCACCGGTACTCGACCCCATCGGTATCAAGCACGAACTGGCAGTGGCCCTGCTGGTGGGCTTTGTTGCCAAGGAGATCCTGCTGGGTGGCCTGGCTGTGATCTATGGCGTGCCGGAAGCCGGATTGGGGGCCGCGTTGCTGCACCATCTGGACTGGGCCTCGGCCATGAGCTTCCTGATCTTTACCCTGGTGTATGTGCCTTGTCTGTCCACGGTGGCGGCGATCCGCCGTGAGTCGAAAAGCCGCGCATTTACCGCGCTATCCGTCGGCTGGTCGGTATTGCTGGCCTGGTTGATTTCCTTTGCCTTCTATCAGGGCGTACAGCTATTGCGCTAG